A window of the Bdellovibrio svalbardensis genome harbors these coding sequences:
- the pilQ gene encoding type IV pilus secretin PilQ, with protein sequence MNGFIRFMIVSAMIATLTSCASHPSRGGGDDLSLDDTDSTAEVASADGGSSSGATDEFSDFDETPEDKQAKAKSEPPPAEAPAGDQDLAIEEEVSQAGAEKQAQQPPAPVIEEAAPTEDPFANSGIADAPAPVPTQEPAHGTVPAPMQESIPAAQPVAQNAATPATITDLKFKANETGGTVIVQGDRPLTFTTRTNPDLHQYIVEVDNAILPDRLKRSLNTRDIKGAVGAIDAYQNPGSTTARFVIQMREGVSEPAVQTEGSSLLIVASGSAPQPVVDHENQESGESQILPNQSLTEFLAGNSQFYGKKISIETNSMDIRDALNFITEESGVNMVLSDEVKGNVSLKLRQVPWDQALVVIMRARKLGYTRQGNVLRIAPLADLKAEEDDANKLAAARKNLEPLKVRMFPISYAKVDELEKKIKDFLGDRGKVVGDMRTNALVVTDIEDNLERIAKLISSLDTQPQQVLIEGKIVEAQEDFARDIGVSWSSSGSTIKLGNSSRGPVNMTPKFAVNPGKGSGGTNLDFGLDIGTLDVFGSITAALALSESENKVKVLASPRIFTMSNEKADINQTTEVPVKQVTINGTSNQTSFQFKPLTLKLEVTPQVTSDGSVIMKIAVNRQFQGAVVDAALGSFSVNSREANTRVLVKNGQTAVIGGIYQSDATDGETGVPWFREVPVVGWLFKTKSIRKTKSELLIFITPRIMGQVDGGSTTKDL encoded by the coding sequence ATGAACGGATTCATTAGATTTATGATCGTAAGTGCAATGATTGCCACTTTGACTTCTTGTGCAAGTCATCCTTCTCGTGGTGGCGGCGACGATCTGTCCCTTGATGATACTGATTCTACTGCTGAAGTTGCTTCTGCTGATGGCGGATCTTCTTCTGGCGCGACTGATGAATTCTCAGACTTTGATGAGACTCCAGAAGACAAACAAGCGAAGGCGAAATCTGAACCTCCTCCGGCAGAGGCTCCCGCAGGAGACCAGGATTTGGCAATTGAAGAGGAAGTCAGTCAAGCCGGTGCTGAAAAGCAAGCTCAGCAACCACCGGCTCCAGTCATTGAAGAGGCTGCGCCAACGGAAGATCCGTTTGCGAACAGCGGCATTGCAGATGCTCCGGCTCCGGTTCCAACCCAGGAACCAGCTCATGGAACAGTTCCTGCTCCTATGCAGGAATCTATTCCAGCAGCACAGCCAGTGGCGCAAAATGCCGCAACTCCTGCAACAATCACAGATTTGAAATTTAAGGCCAACGAAACAGGTGGAACTGTGATCGTTCAAGGGGATCGTCCTTTGACTTTCACAACACGTACGAATCCGGATCTTCATCAATACATCGTTGAAGTGGATAATGCGATTCTTCCTGATCGTTTGAAGCGCTCATTGAACACCCGCGATATCAAAGGGGCGGTAGGTGCTATCGATGCCTACCAGAATCCAGGGTCTACAACAGCTCGTTTCGTTATCCAAATGCGCGAAGGAGTTTCAGAACCAGCGGTGCAGACAGAAGGAAGCAGCCTTTTGATCGTGGCATCAGGTTCCGCACCTCAGCCAGTGGTTGACCATGAGAATCAAGAATCAGGTGAGTCACAGATTTTGCCAAATCAAAGCCTGACAGAGTTTTTGGCGGGTAACAGTCAATTCTACGGTAAGAAAATTTCCATCGAAACAAACAGCATGGACATCCGTGACGCTTTGAACTTCATCACAGAAGAAAGCGGCGTGAACATGGTTCTTTCCGACGAAGTTAAAGGCAACGTCAGCCTCAAACTTCGCCAGGTGCCTTGGGACCAAGCTTTGGTTGTGATCATGCGCGCACGTAAATTGGGCTACACTCGCCAAGGAAACGTTTTGCGTATTGCTCCTCTTGCAGACTTGAAAGCCGAAGAGGATGATGCAAACAAGTTGGCAGCCGCTCGTAAAAATCTAGAGCCTCTTAAAGTTCGCATGTTCCCAATCAGTTACGCGAAAGTGGATGAGCTCGAAAAGAAGATCAAAGACTTCCTCGGCGATCGCGGTAAAGTGGTCGGCGATATGCGTACGAACGCTCTCGTTGTCACAGATATTGAAGACAACTTGGAAAGAATCGCTAAGTTGATTTCAAGTCTTGATACTCAGCCACAACAAGTCTTGATTGAAGGTAAGATCGTAGAAGCTCAGGAAGACTTCGCTCGCGACATCGGTGTGAGCTGGTCGTCTTCGGGATCAACAATCAAACTGGGCAACTCAAGTCGTGGCCCGGTGAACATGACTCCTAAGTTTGCAGTCAATCCAGGCAAGGGTTCCGGTGGTACCAACTTAGATTTCGGTCTTGATATCGGTACACTGGACGTTTTCGGAAGTATTACAGCGGCGTTAGCCTTGTCTGAATCCGAGAATAAAGTGAAGGTATTGGCATCTCCACGTATCTTTACAATGAGCAATGAAAAGGCTGACATCAATCAAACTACTGAGGTGCCAGTTAAGCAGGTGACGATTAATGGGACATCAAACCAGACATCGTTCCAGTTTAAGCCATTGACCCTCAAATTAGAGGTTACTCCACAGGTAACTTCTGATGGATCTGTTATAATGAAAATTGCAGTAAACAGACAATTCCAAGGAGCTGTCGTGGATGCCGCATTGGGAAGCTTTTCAGTAAATTCTCGTGAAGCGAACACACGTGTTCTTGTGAAGAACGGTCAAACCGCTGTTATCGGTGGTATCTACCAAAGCGATGCGACAGATGGTGAAACGGGAGTTCCATGGTTCCGTGAGGTCCCAGTGGTTGGCTGGTTGTTTAAAACCAAGAGTATCCGTAAGACTAAATCTGAACTGTTGATTTTCATCACCCCAAGAATTATGGGACAAGTTGACGGTGGCTCTACAACGAAAGATCTATAG
- a CDS encoding pilus assembly protein PilP, whose product MKSVRWMMSYILVASLGLWLAFAVSMKFMAPAHSQEAPSSGDLPPEFLKEVEATQVPAAKTGVKPAASPTPGKAAPPAVPPSAPKAGEAQQVPPPPPTPTEEMPLGDSVTAPQATTGTMPRDEYIYDPTGKRDPFKPFRMARPTGKVEKTEVPLEPLQRWEVDRLQIVGILWDVKTPRAMVKDPDGAVYTVVKNSKIGRSEGFVAAIREGEIVVVETKYDDGKATKETRVMEFKK is encoded by the coding sequence GTGAAGTCGGTAAGATGGATGATGTCTTACATTTTAGTAGCCTCGTTGGGACTGTGGCTTGCCTTTGCGGTGAGCATGAAGTTCATGGCTCCGGCTCACTCTCAGGAAGCTCCTTCATCGGGAGATCTTCCTCCAGAGTTTTTGAAAGAAGTTGAAGCAACGCAAGTTCCTGCGGCAAAAACGGGGGTGAAACCTGCGGCTAGTCCGACACCAGGTAAAGCAGCTCCGCCAGCAGTTCCCCCTTCAGCCCCGAAGGCTGGAGAGGCTCAGCAAGTTCCGCCACCGCCTCCGACGCCGACTGAAGAAATGCCATTGGGCGATTCAGTGACAGCGCCTCAAGCGACAACGGGAACAATGCCGCGTGATGAATACATCTATGATCCAACGGGTAAAAGAGATCCATTCAAGCCTTTCCGTATGGCGCGTCCTACAGGGAAAGTGGAAAAAACAGAAGTTCCTTTGGAGCCTTTGCAGCGTTGGGAAGTGGATCGTTTGCAGATCGTGGGAATCTTGTGGGATGTCAAAACCCCAAGAGCGATGGTGAAAGATCCGGATGGTGCAGTTTATACTGTTGTTAAGAACTCAAAAATTGGTCGCAGTGAAGGATTTGTTGCGGCTATACGCGAGGGTGAAATTGTCGTCGTAGAAACGAAATACGATGACGGCAAAGCCACTAAAGAAACCCGCGTGATGGAATTTAAAAAATAA
- the pilO gene encoding type 4a pilus biogenesis protein PilO — protein sequence MNKFFETISAYTFGKSFIIGLAICGFFYFTLYDDGAVVDGQIATINEQLKTEEAKKKDTDATLKQVREMQDKVGRLSTQYQEISRRLPSALYSIDINKSIDGFARNAGVNVKSKKPGDNIRKEVVEEVPVEVSLEGTYSELAQFVFLVSSAERMSRVKDITITDPGTGAKKLKFDGQVVGYKLAPEKPKAEKQ from the coding sequence ATGAATAAGTTTTTTGAAACAATTTCTGCTTATACATTTGGCAAATCTTTTATCATCGGTCTGGCGATCTGTGGCTTTTTCTATTTCACTCTTTATGACGACGGCGCCGTAGTTGATGGTCAAATTGCCACAATTAATGAGCAGCTAAAAACTGAAGAGGCGAAAAAGAAAGATACAGATGCGACTTTGAAGCAAGTACGTGAAATGCAAGATAAGGTCGGTCGCTTGAGCACTCAGTATCAAGAGATCTCGCGTCGGTTGCCATCAGCTTTGTACTCGATTGATATTAATAAATCGATCGATGGTTTTGCCCGGAATGCCGGTGTGAATGTTAAATCGAAAAAGCCGGGTGATAATATCCGTAAAGAGGTTGTGGAAGAAGTACCCGTCGAGGTCAGCCTTGAGGGAACTTATTCGGAGCTGGCTCAATTTGTATTCTTGGTTTCTTCCGCTGAGCGCATGTCTCGAGTGAAAGATATTACGATTACTGATCCAGGAACCGGTGCGAAAAAATTGAAATTTGACGGGCAAGTGGTGGGTTATAAGCTCGCCCCTGAAAAGCCTAAAGCGGAGAAACAGTGA
- a CDS encoding PilN domain-containing protein: MIKINLASSGVGTTASVNASLGISTDGFLSPEETRKEALKRLVIMLIPALALYAYQEQNVPQKQSELNAKTQMLNELTAYNAKQSASVAEIKKFKEDEALIEARIAALDKISKDRHREIRVLDLLQQVIPEKAWITQIKITPEKVTVQGLALSDFEVSGFLEALTKSVFLMDVNLVNSSESLVDGVSLKKFEISCLLEKPL, from the coding sequence ATGATTAAAATCAATCTAGCATCCTCCGGTGTAGGAACAACAGCTTCAGTTAATGCTTCTTTGGGAATTTCAACGGATGGATTCTTATCGCCGGAAGAAACTCGCAAGGAGGCTTTAAAGCGTCTTGTGATCATGTTGATCCCGGCCTTGGCGCTTTATGCTTATCAAGAGCAAAATGTTCCGCAAAAGCAAAGCGAACTCAACGCCAAGACGCAAATGTTGAATGAGTTGACAGCCTACAATGCGAAGCAAAGTGCATCAGTTGCAGAGATTAAGAAGTTTAAAGAAGACGAAGCTTTGATCGAAGCCCGTATTGCGGCTTTGGATAAGATCTCAAAAGATCGTCATCGTGAAATTCGGGTCCTGGATCTGCTGCAACAAGTGATACCTGAAAAGGCGTGGATCACACAAATTAAAATCACTCCGGAAAAAGTGACTGTGCAAGGACTTGCGCTCAGTGATTTTGAGGTCTCTGGTTTTCTAGAGGCTTTGACAAAAAGTGTCTTTTTGATGGACGTAAATCTGGTGAACTCAAGCGAGTCTCTGGTTGATGGGGTCAGTCTCAAAAAGTTTGAGATTAGCTGTCTGTTGGAGAAGCCATTATGA
- the pilM gene encoding type IV pilus assembly protein PilM, with amino-acid sequence MFFKSKKVIGLDIGTSSIKLAEMDFSGKGAQLLSFGFAPTPPNAVSGGEIVDIASVGLAVQSLINEVGSKRKNIATAMWGTAVIVKKITIPKMDKKMVKDQIRFEAEQYIPFDINNISLAHHILAGSSSPDTMDVLLIAAQNELVTQYTQVIEISGLTCGVLDVSGFALANSFELNYGKLPGEVVGILNFGASITNFVVIQNGEVIFCRDIPVGGANYTNEIHKAMGVTIPEAEALKLSAVSKREVPDDVHAVISATNEAVTEEIRSSLDFLSATTNGLTLNRCFYTGGSSSTSGLVDTVARVTGIPMQQFNPFIRVKANPKKFSPEYLEQISSFAGVVTGLALREVGDS; translated from the coding sequence ATGTTTTTTAAATCAAAGAAAGTCATCGGACTCGATATCGGTACGAGTTCAATCAAATTGGCTGAAATGGACTTCTCTGGAAAAGGAGCCCAACTGCTTTCTTTTGGTTTTGCGCCAACTCCTCCGAACGCCGTTTCTGGCGGTGAAATTGTCGACATTGCTTCCGTCGGATTGGCTGTTCAGTCTTTGATTAATGAAGTTGGTTCCAAGCGAAAAAACATTGCGACGGCGATGTGGGGAACTGCGGTTATCGTTAAGAAAATCACGATTCCAAAAATGGATAAAAAGATGGTCAAAGACCAAATCCGTTTTGAAGCTGAACAATATATTCCTTTTGATATCAATAACATCAGCTTAGCCCATCATATTCTGGCAGGAAGCAGCTCGCCTGACACGATGGACGTCCTTTTGATCGCCGCTCAAAATGAACTAGTCACTCAATACACTCAAGTTATCGAGATCAGCGGGCTGACTTGTGGCGTGCTCGACGTGAGTGGTTTTGCTCTGGCGAACTCTTTTGAATTGAACTATGGAAAACTTCCAGGTGAAGTTGTTGGGATCTTGAACTTTGGTGCCTCCATCACAAACTTCGTGGTGATTCAAAACGGCGAAGTGATTTTCTGCCGTGATATCCCTGTGGGTGGTGCCAACTACACGAATGAGATCCATAAAGCGATGGGTGTGACTATTCCAGAAGCTGAAGCTTTAAAGCTGAGTGCGGTTTCAAAGCGAGAAGTTCCAGACGATGTGCATGCAGTGATCAGCGCGACGAATGAAGCCGTGACTGAAGAGATTCGCAGTAGTTTGGATTTCTTAAGTGCCACCACAAATGGCCTTACATTGAATCGTTGTTTCTATACAGGTGGAAGCTCTTCAACATCGGGCTTGGTTGACACTGTCGCACGTGTGACAGGAATTCCAATGCAGCAGTTCAATCCGTTTATTAGAGTGAAGGCAAATCCTAAAAAGTTCTCTCCAGAATATCTTGAGCAAATCAGTTCATTTGCCGGGGTTGTTACGGGTTTAGCCCTTCGTGAAGTGGGGGATAGCTAA